AGCATCTCGATCAGGCAGCGCATCCTGACGCTGCGCGCCCGTGCCGCCGGCGATTGCTCCGCCTGCTCAGCCATCTGCTGCGCCGTGCCGATCAGCCGATCGACCTCGGCGACGCTGAGCACCTTCGGCAGCGGCCGGCCGAGCCTAGGCCCCTCGATCGCAGCGGTCGGATCGCCTCCCGCCAGCCCCTCGGTATAGAGGAAGCGGTGGAACTGGCGGACGGCCGAGAGACGGCGCGCCGCCGAGGAGGCTTTCAGCCCACGCTCCGACAGGTCGACGAGATAGGCGCGGACATCGTCCGCCGTGATCGCGGCCGGCCCGCCCTGGCTTGCAGCGAAGCCGAGATAGTCGTCGAGATCGCGCTCATAGGCGTCGAGCGTGTTTTTGGCCGCGCCGCGCTCGGCCGCCAGCATGTCGAGGAAGCCGTTCAGCCAGGAGCGCGCTTGCTTGCTCATTTCTGCAGCTTCGAGGGCGGCACGACCTCGACAATCTCGCGCGGCTCAGGCTGCACGAAGGTGACCAGCGCAATCATGCCGCCATAGATCAACCCCGCGATGACAGCGAGAAACGTCAGGAACTTGAACAGCGTCGGCACGGCCGGCGATTCCCCCTGCACCCCACCCGGTTATTCATGATCGGTGGGGCGGGACGCAAGCGAAGAACCCGCGAGCCGCGCAATCTGCAAGCCGCGCAGGCTGTTGCCGACGAACCAGCGCTCCGCTTGCCAGAGATCGTCGAGGCGCAAGGGCGCCTCGCGCGCCATGCCGGTTTCGATGAGTTCGCGCCGCAGCACGCCAGGCAAAAGGCCATGCTCCAGCGGCGGCGTCAGCAACAGGCCGTCACGCTCGACGAAGATGGTGCTGCGGCTGGTCTCGGTGACGAAGCCCTGCCGGTTGAGCAGGAGCGCATCGTCGCATCCCTGCGCCGATGCTTCCGCGAAAGCCCGCTCATAGACTGACCGGCGCGTGGTCTTGTGGCGAAGAAACGGGTCGCCGGCATCGACCCGCTGGCTGGCAACGGCAATGCGGAGCGCACCATCGGCCGCAGGCGGCATCGCTGCCGTCGTAATCTGGAACGTGCCGTCGCGGCGCAGTTCGCAGCGCACCCGCCGGTCTTCCCCGGCCGGGAACGACGCTTCGATCTCACTCAGCTGCCGGAGTGCCTGCCCCCGATCGAACCGGAAGCCCAGCGCTGCTGCCGAAGTTGCAAGGCGATCAATATGCAAATGCAGCCGGACATAGCCGCTCGACCAGCGCAGCGTCTCGATCAGCCCGTAATCGCCAGCGAGATCGGTCAGCACCCGCGCCTTCAGCCGGCACTCGGCATATTCCTCGGCAGGCGTGGAATCGACGACGACGCCTCCGCCGACACCGTAGACGCCTTCGCCGCCGGGCAGCAGCGTCGCAGTCCGGATCGCGACATTGAAGCTGAGATCCCCGTTCGGCGCGATCATGCCGATCGAGCCGGTATAGACCTCGCGCGGCGCGGCTTCGAGCTCGTGGATGATCTCCATCGCCCGCAGCTTCGGCGCACCGGTGACCGAGCCGCAGGGGAACAGCGCCTGCATCTGCTCAAGCAGCGACAGGCCCGGCCGCAGCGTGCTCGTCACCGTCGAGGTCAGGGTGTGGAAGCCAGGATAGGTCTCGACG
This sequence is a window from Bosea vestrisii. Protein-coding genes within it:
- a CDS encoding aminodeoxychorismate synthase component I; translated protein: MPRAGEDSGIAALRPPFVLLEDRSGAGQALLFANPVEIVEATEPSELADAFARIEAGSARGLYAAGFFSYELGYAFEPRLIAPLPAERKLPLLWFGLFEAPRSIAPVTLDQGFAGLCPPPLDALTFGLDEAGHAAAVERVLDYLHAGDAYQVNLTFPIRFHYRGDPLALYGALRASQPVAHGGMVATGEASILSVSPELFIETSGGCAITRPMKGTAARGADAEADEAAKAGLRADPKQQAENLMIVDLLRNDLSRVSEIGSVAVPALFSVETYPGFHTLTSTVTSTLRPGLSLLEQMQALFPCGSVTGAPKLRAMEIIHELEAAPREVYTGSIGMIAPNGDLSFNVAIRTATLLPGGEGVYGVGGGVVVDSTPAEEYAECRLKARVLTDLAGDYGLIETLRWSSGYVRLHLHIDRLATSAAALGFRFDRGQALRQLSEIEASFPAGEDRRVRCELRRDGTFQITTAAMPPAADGALRIAVASQRVDAGDPFLRHKTTRRSVYERAFAEASAQGCDDALLLNRQGFVTETSRSTIFVERDGLLLTPPLEHGLLPGVLRRELIETGMAREAPLRLDDLWQAERWFVGNSLRGLQIARLAGSSLASRPTDHE
- a CDS encoding histidine kinase; translated protein: MPTLFKFLTFLAVIAGLIYGGMIALVTFVQPEPREIVEVVPPSKLQK